The Dioscorea cayenensis subsp. rotundata cultivar TDr96_F1 chromosome 8, TDr96_F1_v2_PseudoChromosome.rev07_lg8_w22 25.fasta, whole genome shotgun sequence genome segment TTGACATTGATAAGAGCAATTTGTTTGGCAAACATCACCACCGTTGCTTTGGCATGGTTTAAGCTCAGGAAGTGATCTTTTTACAATTCCTCCTAGTCTAGAGTTCTTAAAATCAACTGAAGATTTAGCTGTTGGATGAGAAAGACTTTGAGGATTCTGGACAacatctttcctttttcttattgTACAACTCTTTGATGCAACTGAAAAGAGCAAACATAATTAGACAAGCAGATATAGAGGCACAAAAGCTTACGTCAAACATTTAATCATATAACAATACATTCAACTGACGAGACCAATTGAATGAAAAAAGTTAGCTTCTTAAAGAGCTACTCAAGTGGCAGATATAAAGACCTATAGATGAAATATAACACTTACTGCCTTGTTATGAACAATGGAATGATGTTCTGTAGGGGTGTTTGACTATATAAACTATACCCACAACTCACTAGGCCAGTTGGTACAAAAAGAATATACACACTACTTAAAAGACCACATTTAAGTGGTGCAAACCATGATTGTCAGACAAAACTATAAAATGCTATACAAAATCAATCAACCAAAAGTTCCTTTGTATTTTAACGAAGCTATCattaatataaaacaatatagTTGCATTCCTAAATGGCATCAAACCTTTATTTTGGATTTCACTTCTATGGTACTGCATCATTGTTGCTGAAAGCTTTTATTGTATAATATAACAGAATCAGTGGACTCTGCAAATGCTATCTTCCAGGAAAAATTTGAACAAGTTGTGCTCTAAAAAATTGCAACCTTGTGACAGCTGTACCAGGACCTTTTCCCAAAACTGCCAGATCACCTGCTTGAGAACTGACAAGACAACAGTCCaatcctaaaagaaaaaaataaaactcaataaaTAGAACACATATTGCTAAGAGCTCAATGCATACAATGCCAGTTTAGAAGTAAAACAACAGAAAGCTATCCTATCTGATCTGACAGGAACATCAACCAAACAGCAAGGTTTAAATTTTGAACATCAAAGTTTGCAAAGAGGGGCGCTGATCAATCATGTAAAATTAAGTACCAGATATTTGTAAATGCCTGTCAACAACTTTGTAAATAGCAAGTGTTAGATAAATGTATGGAAATATACATTGTTAAGAATAGGATCGATCTGAAAGTAGATGTGGATCATGACTTGAATGTATCAGATTGGCACATTCATGAGAGAAGGTGGTGTTCAGGATATACCTCACAAAATCAATATAGATATCAGCATCTTATCCAGAATAAGTTAATTGGATGTGACAGCATGCTCATAAGAACATCACTAAATGTTCAAAATTATCCAAACATAAGCAAGTCATTTAATTTAACCAAAACAATATATGTTCTCTATAAACAAGTTAAAGGTGTTGGACATCCATTAGAATGCACAGGCACACTAGAATTTCAACTTTTGCCAAACAACTCTCAGGACCTTATACCAATGACTCACCTTCTGCATGCATATAAATGCAGCTGTCTGCATATTAAGCACCAACACAAAGTGAATAATATTAAGCacattgtaaaaaaatgatTCTGAGTATGATGACACATGCTTGCTCTTAAGATATTCATCATGttagagaaagagaggaagagagaatgCTTGAACCCACTATctcaatggacaagctcatgtataaatagataATGAAGTGTATAAATACGTATAGTGTACATGATCTATACTCaagatatacatacacatagaTACATGTATCTAACACCCCTCCTCAAACTCAAGACGGATCGTACGTccgagtttggataacatgaaaagATGCCGATTGCGTAGTCGTGCTTTGGTGAAGAAGTCACTACTGAACCTTTGTGGAAGGTAATGAAGAGACACCGTCATCGAGAACGAACATGACATCGAGTGAAATGGGCATCCactccaatgtgtttggtcagctcatgcttgaccgggTCGCGAGCAATCCGAAGAGCCCCGATTACTATCACAGTGAAGAGGAATAGGGGAGGTATGCAATATCCCAAAGTCCTGTAGGATCGAGCGAAGCCAGAGTACCTCCTGAACAGTAGAAGCTaaagcacgaacctcagcctcaaCGACTTTCGGACTTGGCGATCAGTATCTGctttcttagtcttccaaacaatGAGAGAAGACCCAAGAAAGATACGATGAATCGATGGATGAGAAGCGATCATCGGGgaactagcccaagtagcatcggaATAGGCCTGCTAGGACAAGAGTAGAATGGCGTGAGTAGAATAGACCACGAGGATGCGATTACCACGAAGATAGCCCAATACACAGAGTAGATGTGCATAATGAGCAGTGGGGAGCGCAACAAGCCGACTCGAATATGGATCGCATGAGAAATGTCGGGGACGTGTGACGATAAGTAAAACCAAATCGCCAACAAGATGCCGATATCGAGAGGGATCGGGTAAAGGAGTCCCATCGAGGCTCGGAGTCGCAAGTGAAGCTCCATGGGTGTACAGACGGTCACGAGTATCGGTCAAGCGGAGGCGAGCAAGAAGGTCGAGAGTATATCTCCTGAGTAAAAGCAGTAGCCATCGATCGAGAGTGATCTCAATACCCAAGAAGTAACGGCGGGACCCAAATCGGTCATCAAGAATGTCTCCATGAGTTTACGCTTCCACAAAGGCAATGTGAGCGGGGTCATCTCCGAGTAAgaatcatgtcatccacatagagGAGAAGAATAGTGCGGCCACGAGGTGAAGAATGAACAAAGACTGCCGAATCATGAATGCTCGAAGTGAAACCAGCCGCCTCAATAACAGTGCTGAATCGCTCAAACCAGGCCCGTGGAGCCTGTTTAAGACCATAAAGAGCACGGCGAAGTCGACAAACAGTCCCTGGAGGCACCCGAAGaccaggaggaggagtcatataaacttCCTCCTTTAAGTCACCGTGAAGAAacgcattcttcacatcaagtcgATGTAAGTCCACTCGAGCAGTAGCAAGCGAGAATCAACGTACGTCACGAGATGCATGTGGGCCACAGGGGCAaaggtctcctcatagtcacgacCATGCTCCTGCTGGAAACCACGAGCAACCAGACAcgctttatagcgctcgagagacCCATCAGAACGAGTCTTCACCCTGTAAATCCAGCAGTATGTGATCGGAGTAGCATGAGAAGGGAGGGGAACTAAATCCCAAGAATGAGTCTGGGACaaggcatcaagctcctcaGCCATGGCAGTACGCCACTCAGGTGACTGCACCGCCTCTCTGTAGGTACCTGGCTCAAGGACATGCGAGACACTAGTGCTAGCAGTAGCATAACGGTCAGGAGGATGTAAAGTGGATCGATCACGTAGAATGTAAGTGTGAGAGGGTACCTCAGGATCAGGATCAGCAGTAGAAGGAGTGTCAGAGAGGACCGGCCGAGGTGAAGATGCTGTAGGTTCCCGACGATGATAAGTGAGGAGGAATCTACAGATAAGGAGGGAGATGGAATAGGAGATGAGGGAGAGAGAATCTTTGGAGAGGAGGACATGGGAGAAGTAGTGGAAGCTGGGGAGTATCCTCGATGGATGAGagaggaaaaggaaagaaagaggaACAGTGGGAGAAGTAGATGTAGTAGAAGGGGGGGAAGCATAAAAAGGAGTGGTCTCATCAAACATAACATCTCGAGAGATGCTGAAAGCGACGAGTGATCGGGTCATACTGATGATATCCTTTGTGTTCAAGACTGTATCccagaaaaacacaaagaacCGACTGAGTGGTGAGTTTTGTTCACTCCCGAGGTGAGAGTAagacaaaacaacaacaaccaaaagcACGAAGATGATCAAAGCGAGGGGGAGTTCCATGTAGGGACTCACCGGGACTACGACCCTGAAGATGGGATGAGGGTTGCATATTAATAAGATAGACAGCAGTGTGAACAGCATCAGCCCAGAAGTGAGGAGGAAGAGAGGCGCCAAGCAGGAGAGCTCGGGCTGTCTCTAAAATGTGGCGGTGCTTGCGCTCAGCGACCccattctgaggatgagccccaggacAGGATAGTTGAGGCAAGGTGCCCTCAGAAGACAAATAGGTACGAAAAGCATGAGAGGTGTATTCTCCGCCAGAATCAGACCGAAAGGTCTTGATAGAGGCAGAGAACTCGAAATAGTGCACCATAGCAGTAAAAGAGCGATATATAGATAAAAGCTGACTACGATGATGCATAAGATAAACCCAGGTAAAACGCGtgtgatcatcaataaaaataacataatatcgaTTGCCACCTTTAGATACAAAAggagcaggaccccaaacatcagagtgaataagGTCGAAAGGGGCACTAGTTTGAGACTGACTCAATGGATAGGGACGCCGAATCGCTTGCCAAGTTCtgtaccaaaaacaaaacaacatcgGAAGGAGGAGAGATCGCTCCTAGGACGCCTGTCTCGATAAGAGAGACATACGAGACCCGACACAAatgaccaagacgatgatgccacgATGATGAGATATAGTAGCAAAAGATAACAATGAGAAACAGCACTGCTGGAAGAGGGAAGACAGAGGGAATCCGAGCATATACTCCACTATGGCGGCGGCCACTCAATCACCGCTCCACTCGTGATCCCGCACTACGACATGAGGTTCGGGTCAAAAATAACTGACTGACTCGTAATCGGTGAGTTGACTAATGGACATAAGGTTCATGGATAGGGTGAGGAACATGTGATATGGGAAGGGACGAGAGAAAGCACTAGTGGAGAGATGACCCAGATGGAAGAGACGGGTAAAAGTGTGCCATCGACGAATGCGAACACTAGTATGAAGGGAAGGATGATGAGGATGGTGAAGATAAGTGGCATCATGTGTCATGTGAAAACTAGCACCAGAGTCAAGAAGCCAAAAAGGACAGGAACTACCTAGAGTGAGTGGAGTAACCTGAGCCGAACGTGCCTGACCAGTAGAGATGTCGCTCAGATGCGACTGCTGAAACTGACGAAGCATCGCCAATAGCCGCCGATCAATGGAGAGAGAGAAACAATAAGTCGATGCTGAAAAGGCTCGGAGGAGGATGTGGGAAGGAGTGAGGAGTCGGTGTTGAAGTCATACGGGAAGGCCTCGCCGCTTCTTCCGCAGCCACGCTAATGTGTCCCATATTGCCACAATAGTAGTAAGTCACGCTCTTCGGCCACCGAGAAGGCCGAGCAGCAGTAGAAGAGGACGGGTAGCCGGTGAAGGAGCAGGAGTACGAGTAGCGCAAGCGCAATCGCCTCGAGAAAGAAGCCCGAGACGCAGTCTCCCCTCAAGACGAACAATAGTGAATGCCCCATCTAAGGTGTGTGTGGTAGGGGCATGTAACACCGGGCCCGGTCGACTCAAACTCGTGGACGTAGACGCATAATGAACGACACATATCGCCGACTCCTCATGACGACGACGGCACCGTGCATGCCTCATCGTAGCAAGTAAGGAGCCGAAAGCAAAGATGGGTAGGACAGTGAGAAGGTGTAAGGGCATCAATCTGGCGCCATAACCCACAAAATCGATCGTAGTATCGATTAACGGTATCCTCCCTTGATGCAGAGTGTCAAGGGTCTGATATAAGGTATAGATCTGTGCCTGACTGGAACCGCAGTAACGTCGCTTCAAGTAGCTCCACATCGCACGCAGCAAAGGGGGTAGGTCCGCAATATGAGTGCGAATATCAATGGTAACAGCCCCGACAAATAATCATCCGCTACCGTAGAATCATCTACAATCCACTTCTCAAGTCGTTGTTCGTAAACTTTGAGAAGGGCGAGATCGCGAATGCTTGAGTCAGCAGGGAGTAGTAGAAGTACCATCAACATGGGAAAAAGAACACGAATGCCATCAAGAATCGGTTTGAGAGTAAGCCGCCATGGAATATAATTGGTGCCATCAAGCACCACATCGTAGTGGGAGATATCTGCGAGTGACGGACATCGTGAAGAACTCCACTCGAGTCCGTGACAGTTCATACTACATAGATTAAGTTACAAATCACAgctgataaaaataaataataataataataatcaagataagaTATTCTCAAACAAGAGAATAACACCAGCGAGAAAAGGGATCCGGCTCGGGCGACCGGATCCGGATTTTCGGTCTCTACTGGGGGTGAGGGGCGATCGAGAGCGAGCCGGAGGCGAACGCGGGTCGGGGGCGAGTTCGACCGCTTGGTCTCTGACCGGGCGATCTCGGAGGCGGGTTCGCCGGGGTGAGCTCGACCGAGTGTGAGCTCTGGCCGAGAGGCGAGCAGGAGGCGTGCTTGGCACGAGCGCTGGGCGCTGCGGAGGCGCAGCGCGGTGTGGGCACGGGCGCGAGTGTGGCTGCAGGTGCAGGCGCAGCAGCGGGCGCCTCGCTGGCAGCAGTGTGGGGCGCAGCTATGCGGCGCAGGATCGGTACGAGCTGGAGGTAGGTGCTGGCTTGGACAGAGACGCTGGCGCGGGCTCGGGCGCAGAAACGATCGCCGGAGAGGAGAAACCGACCGGAGAGAAACTAggcgtctgataccatgttagagaaagagaggaagagagaatgCTTGAACCCACTATCTTaatggacaagctcatgtataaatagataATGAAGTGTATAAATATGTATAGTGTACATGATCTATActcaagatatatatacacatagatACATGTATCTAACACATCATATAGTTACCAtcacaaaatgcaaattagaaGTAATTGTCTTGACTGTAATCATGCCACTAAAACAAATTAAGTCTTAGAAGCTTTCCATAGCACTGGAAAGCAATAAAGCAGTCAAACAACGATGTTCATAACAGATGAAACTATATGCCAGGTGTAAGAAGATAAAGCACCTTGAATTCTAGGATTGTCTTTGGAGGCTCAAACATTAAATCGCACATTGAAATAGGGCAGCTGGCATTAAGAATATACGCCAGATATGTTTGAATCCGAGGCCGTTTTCTACTTTGAAACTCAATCTCTGTGGAGACTGTAAACTAGATGCCAAGCTGTTGAGCAAATTATGAATTGGACCCTTGCAGAAAAACCTCGAATTGATATCTAAAGATGTTgagaacaaaattaaataatgtagGAAATACCAACAACTAGGGAAAGGCAAAAAGGATACAGACATACTGAAAAGCCCACACCAGTATTTTCATTAAAACTTAAGCATGCACAATTACACTGAGATTTCTTCCATCTGAAGGCACACCTTTGTGAAGAAAGCATCTCTTGGGCAGGATATGTAACCAGAAAACAATAATGTGTAAAATAAATGTCAAACAATGACTTGGACATAACAATAGTCTCCACGTTAAACAATGCAAAAGGTATACAAAAAGATACAAGCATAATTTGGACCACCAAAACTACATCATGGGACAATATAGTGTGTAGTATGAATTTGTGACTATATAGACTAGTAATGGCTAGTACTTTATTTGTCAATCTTTAGTGAAATCATTGCCTGCATAGTTTCTTTGCATAATTTGACACTCAAATACACTTAGACACTCAGTTTTAGAATGAAGCTTCACCCATAACCAATTAATTTaagcaaatcaaacacattaacAAGAGTTAATTCAGTTTTCAGTTTTTCTGACCAATTTGGTTGGCTCAATTTGATAACTAGATacccaaaattataaatttttaaaagaggAGATTTTTAATGCCATTAGTGTCTACACACCCCACAAGTTGGTTTCAATGAGAAggtaaaaaatgagttttggaAGGACTTAGACAATATTGTTCAAGGAATAGTGAGcaataaaaaagtttttatatgAGGAGGCTGAAAGTTTTAAGAGGGTCCATGGTGGATTTGACTATGTCACTATGGTGATAGG includes the following:
- the LOC120267313 gene encoding uncharacterized protein LOC120267313, with translation MVHYFEFSASIKTFRSDSGGEYTSHAFRTYLSSEGTLPQLSCPGAHPQNGVAERKHRHILETARALLLGASLPPHFWADAVHTAVYLINMQPSSHLQGRSPVLNTKDIISMTRSLVAFSISRDVMFDETTPFYASPPSTTSTSPTVPLSFLFLSHPSRILPSFHYFSHVLLSKDSLSLISYSISLLICRFLLTYHRREPTASSPRPVLSDTPSTADPDPEVPSHTYILRDRSTLHPPDRYATASTSVSHVLEPGTYREAVQSPEWRTAMAEELDALSQTHSWDLVPLPSHATPITYCWIYRVKTRSDGSLERYKACLVARGFQQEHGRDYEETFAPVAHMHLVTYVDSRLLLLEWTYIDLM